The genomic DNA CCCAGATTGGCGACTTCATCGATGGTTTCGGTCACGAAATACTGATGTTCGGTCGGTTGCAGCGGCAGCGTCAGCCCTGCCAGAGCCGCCACTTCGCGACCCCAAAGACCAGATGCATTGACCACCCATTGTGTGTGGATATCGCCTTTTGGTGTCCGAACAATCCAGCTGCCGTCCTGTTGCTGCTCGGTCCCTGTTACGGGGCAGAACCGCTCGATTGTTGCGCCCATGGCACGTGCCCCGGCAGCATAAGCATGGGGCACGCCCGAAGGGTCCACATTGCCGCCATCGGGTTCGTACATGATGCAACGGATGTCATCGAACTGAGCCAGCGGGTGAAGCTCTTTTGCTTCTTCGCGGCTGACCTCGTGAAAATTCAGGCCGTAAAAACGCGCTTTGGCCTCTTGCAGGCGCAATTGCTGCTCGCGTTCTTCGGTTTGTGCCAAGTACAGCGAGCCCGGCTGGAACACGCCGCAGCTTTGGCCGGTTTCCTTCTCCAGCTCTTTATACAGGTTCATCGTATAGTGCTGGATTCGCGTGATGTTGTTGTTGTCGTGCAGCCCGTGAATATTGGCCGCCGCGTGCCAGGTCGAGCCACTGGTCAGTTCATCACGCTCCAGCAGGATCGAGTCCGTCCAGCCGAGTTTGGCAAGGTGATACAAAATCGACGTACCGGCGAGACCGCCACCGATGACAACAGCTTGTGCGTGGGTTTTCATGAATCTGTTTCCCTAGATATGACGCGGCTCAGGCGGCGATTTCTTTCATAGCGGCAAGGAATTGAGCGACCTCGCCAGTTGAGTTGTAGTGACACATCGAAACCCGCACGCACGAGTCGTAGCCCAACGGGGTGAGAATATTCCCTGAATAGTGATCTGCTTTGCGCAGATGGGTACGAATGCCCTGATCGTTCAGTCGTTTCACCACATCGACAGAGGCTACACCCTCAACACGCAGCGAGACCAAGCCTTCGCGCGCCGGGTTGTCGACCCCACCCAGAATGGTGACTTTCTCCATCTCGGCCAGGCCGCTCAGGTTGCCAGTGCCGTGGATCATCGCATCGGTCAGCGCTTTTTCCTGCGCGTGGATGGCATCACCCGCCGCCAGGAACTTGCCACGCCGGTCTCGGGCATCGCTGACTTGGCTTCCCAACCACTCGAAATAAGACACAACATCGGACATGGTGGCATAAGCCCCGGTGTCGCGTGTCCCCATTTCCCAATTTTCCGCAGGGCCATCCAAAAGAGCGTTGTGGTCCAACGCGGTCAATCGGTCGGATATCCAGGCAACACCATATCCATGACGCGAAAACACTTTGTAGGGTGAGATCACGTATCCATCGACGTCATAGGCAGTCAGGTCGATCCGACCATGCGCCGCGTGCTGGATGCCATCGACGATAATGAAACAGTCGGGTGCTACGGCGCGGATTACTTTTGATACGGCGGCCACATCCACGCCCATCCCTGTCACCGGCGACGTGTGCAGGATCGTTGCCACTTTTGTCTCCGGGGTGACGGCTGCTGCATAGGCATCGGCCGTCACAAGCCCCGTCTCGTTATCATGCGGTATCAACACATGTTCCTGCCCGGCAATGCGTGCCCAACGATCGCACGCCGAACGCGTGGCGGGGTGTTCCAGCGTCGATCCCAGTACGACACCTGAACCTGTGCCCAGACAGGCGTTCATGATCAACCGAAACAGTAATTCAGTGCCGCTTTCCCCAACAAAGAACTGCCCGCCGGGCGCATTCATGAAATCTCGCATATCGGCTTTTGCGGCATTGATGGTATCAACAAGCGCATGTGACCCCGGGTTGTCGCGCCCCTGATTGTCCGGGATCGCCGCGTAACGCACAGAACTGTCCAGAACCGAATTCAGGGTCAGCGCGCCGCCTGCATTTTCGAAAAAAATGCGCTCACCCTGTTCGGGGCAATGGTCGATCTGGGCAAACTGGTTGCGGATCTGCTCTAGCAGGCTTTCTGATATCTGGCTCATGACACGCGATGCTTTGTGTTGATGGTGCACGGTATGTCGCGGACCCTATGACGGTTCCACCTGCAGGACATGCAAAAAAAACGGATGCAATGCAGTCGAATTTTCTGCACCAAAGGCAAACACCGATTGGCTGGCTGGGGTGCAGTCGGGGTATCGAACGCACAGCTAGGAATGGACAGATTGACCAATCTGACCCTCCGTTTCAGCCGCGACTTTCAACAACCAGTTTTGAAACAGTCGAACCGCTGGCGTGGCATTCGCCTCGCGC from Ruegeria sp. HKCCD4315 includes the following:
- a CDS encoding aminotransferase class V-fold PLP-dependent enzyme; its protein translation is MSQISESLLEQIRNQFAQIDHCPEQGERIFFENAGGALTLNSVLDSSVRYAAIPDNQGRDNPGSHALVDTINAAKADMRDFMNAPGGQFFVGESGTELLFRLIMNACLGTGSGVVLGSTLEHPATRSACDRWARIAGQEHVLIPHDNETGLVTADAYAAAVTPETKVATILHTSPVTGMGVDVAAVSKVIRAVAPDCFIIVDGIQHAAHGRIDLTAYDVDGYVISPYKVFSRHGYGVAWISDRLTALDHNALLDGPAENWEMGTRDTGAYATMSDVVSYFEWLGSQVSDARDRRGKFLAAGDAIHAQEKALTDAMIHGTGNLSGLAEMEKVTILGGVDNPAREGLVSLRVEGVASVDVVKRLNDQGIRTHLRKADHYSGNILTPLGYDSCVRVSMCHYNSTGEVAQFLAAMKEIAA